TAGATATTAGCCTACTTGCTTAAAGTATTTATATATTTTTTGGTATGATTTTTAGTAGCACAATCTTTAGTATAAGTTTTGGCTAATTTTGTAATTTCTAGTATGATTTCATAATTTTTAGTATAATTTTATAATTTTTAACGTAATTTTCAATAGTTATGGGCATATTATATTAAAGATGGAGTTTAGTAATATTAACGCGTACATTTTTTTGCTGTTTTTAAACAATCTGTTTTCAAAATTTGAGTTTCCCGGTTTATCTGAACTTGAGAATTTCAATTACCTAAGATTTATATGCAATTACCTCAATTCTTTGATAAATCACAGAAACAATTACGCTTGGCTACAGATTTACGTTATTCATGAGTTTTAGCATCTGGTTTCGGCTATGGAAACAGTCTATTTCACTAAAATTTAATTAGTTTATTCGGGAATTTGGTATTATAGGTCTTTAAACCTTAATTTGACGACCTGCTTCAGGATGGATTGGACGATGGTTAGGGATACTGGAAAAGCTTTAAAAGGCCCGGCGTTACTCTTGCTGGCTGTTGGAGCTGTACTCAACATTATTTTGTTCGTTTTAATGTTTAGATTTGCTGACGAGGAAAACCTGCTTATGGTGCTCTTAACTGCAGCGCTTATAGGAATTATTTCACTGGTGGTTGCAAAAGGGCTTGTTTCCATATCTAGGCGTAACTACGGTAAATAACAGGATGAGTAAGTGACCTGATTAATATTGATTATAGCAGCTGCATAGTTATAGCAACTGCATAGTAACGTATGTACTGGATACTAAACTGTAGCCAAATTAAGCTAAAAAGTCAGCAAATTAACTGGACGATAATAATTGATAATAATTATAATATTATTGAAAAAAAGAAGTACAATTTCCAGCTTAATTTATTTCTTAAATCCCTATTAGGGTCGGTTTAAGTTCTTGAGAGTTTTTGAGATCTTTAAAACTTCTATGCGATACAGACAGTAGGGGAGCCAAATATTGGCACACCTATTGATCTTCCTATATAACTTTTATCTTTTATTTACCTGTCTTAAAGTATTTGCGGATTTACTTAAAATAATATGAAGGTTAATGTTATCTCAGTTTAATATTTATTATTTCACGTATCACAGGTATATAATTTCTCAGACCGGGCTGTTAGTTTCCTGATGGAGAACAGGCATAAAGTCGGAGCTCAGGGAAATGAATTCATAGTGACAGATTCACAATTATAATGAGAAAGAAACGGAAGGAGTTTACTCATGCAGTTGAAGCTTGAACATTTTAATATAAAGATTGGGCAGCACAAAGTGTTGCTAAATGTTGCCGATGCAAGGGAACTGGGGGTTAATCCGGGAGATAGGGTTCGTATCCGTGGGCACCAAAGCCTTTCTGCCATTGTGGATACAACGGATGATATGGTTCCTCCGGGTACGCTGGGACTTTTTCACGAAGTATATGAGCACTTTCAGGACTGGGATAAACCTGTTGAGGTTGTCCCAGCATACCGCTCAAAATCTGTATCTGTAATCAAGAAATTCATGGATAAAAAACCTGCAACGCAGGATGAAATCAAAATACTCGTAAACGATATCGTGGAAGAGAATCTCAGTGATATCGAGCTCTCCGCTTTTATAACATCTTCTTATATCCACGGAATGACAGATGACGAGGTCGAATGGCTGACAAGGGCTATGATCGAGAGTGGGGACACGATTGAATTTGATACTCACCCAATAATGGACAAACATTCAATAGGAGGAGTTCCCGGTAATAAGATCTCTTTGCTGGTTGTCCCCATTGTAGCTGCAAACGGGCTTCTTATTCCGAAAACAAGTTCCAGGGCGATCACAGGGGCAGGCGGGACTGCCGACCTCATGGAGGTGCTCTGTCCTGTTGAATTCAGTTCCCAGGAAGTCAAGGAAATAACCGAAAAAGTAGGGGGCGCACTTGTCTGGGGTGGAGCCACCAATATTGCACCTGCTGATGACAAACTCATTAGGGTTGAATATCCCCTCTCCGTTGACCCTTACTATCAGATGCTTGCCTCGATTATGGCAAAAAAGGGAGCCATAGGAGCCGACAATGTTGTGATTGATATCCCTGTAGGTCCAAGTACAAAAGTCCCCTCTGTTCAGGAAGGACAAAAACTTTCAAGAGACCTTATTAATCTCGGGCATAGGCTTGGAATGAACGTCGAGTGTGCAATTACCTACGGCTCCTCGCCTATAGGAAGAAAAGTTGGACCTGCTCTGGAAGTACGGGAGGCTATGAAAGTGCTGGAGAGCATGGAAGGTCCAAACAGCCTTATTGAGAAGAGTGCCGCAATTGCGGGTATTCTTCTAGAAATGGGAGGTGCGGCTCCAAGAAATCGCGGAAAGGAAATTGCACTTGAAACTCTGCGGAGCGGGAAAGCTCTTGAGAAGATGAAACAGATCATTGAAACCCAGGGCGGAGATCCGAACATAAAATCGGATGATGTACAGGTAGGGCAATATACAGCCGACATCTTTGCTTCTGCAGACGGGTATGTAATCGAATTTGACAATAAATGGATAATCGAAATAGCCAGGCTTGCAGGTGCTCCTAATGACAAGGGAGCCGGAGTCTCTATCCATAAGAAAATGGGTGAAGCTGTTCGAAAAGGAGACTCAATCCTCACGATCTATGCTGAGAAAGAATTCAAGTTAGAAAACGCATTGACAACGGCACAGAGAACAAATCCGATAGTTGTTGAGGGCATGCTTCTAAGAAGAGTTCCCGGAACCTACGGGTTCCAGTAATCTTCTCTTTTTTCAGTGAAATCTTTTAATACCTTGCAAGGTGTTAGCACGAGCATGAAAAGGATTGTTTTACTGCGCCTTGGGCACCGCCCGGAAAGAGATAAGAGAATTACCACCCATGTGGGCTTAACTGCCCGTCTGCTCGGTGCAGAAGGTATGCTCCTCGCCTCAGACGATCCAGGAATAGTAAAGACGCTTGAGGACGTTGTCAGGCGCTGGGGTGGGGATTTCTACGTTAAGAATAACGTCAATTTTAAGCAGGAGATCAAGGAATGGAAAGATGCTGGCGGAAAAGTCTGCCATCTTTCTATGTACGGAGTCAATCTTCCCGGCGTCACTGACGAGCTTAAAAGCTGTGACAAGCTTATGATTGTCGTAGGAGCAGAAAAAGTCCCTCCAGAAATTTACCAGCTCGCGGACTGGAACGTCGCGGTTGGAAACCAGCCCCATTCCGAAGTTGCAGCAGTTGCTATTACCTTGGACAGGATTGCAGATGGTGAGCCGCTTGAGAGGGAATTCCCCAATGCTGAACTGACAATTGTGCCTTCAGAAAGGGGAAAGCACGTTATAGAAAATCCTAATGATTGACTGGCAGGGAAGATAAAACCTAATCTTTTTACTTTATTAATTTTCGTTATCTTTAATACTCAGCCCTTTAATTTTTCTTAACTTCGGTCTAAGTTCTCAGGAAATCTGTTTTTAATTTTTCAGAATATTCCCCTTGATTAGAATGAATATTTTAATTCTATTTAAGCTCTTTTCCTTCAAGTTGTCATTTTTTACCTGTATTTTTTAGTGATAACTTATTTAATAATATAATCTAGTATATTTTAATTTATTATTACGATTTATAAGAAAAGTGTTAAATATAAGTTCCATATAGATTTAAATGTCTACAGACAGACAATTCCTCCTGTTAAAGCAGTATCCGGATTTTTCCGTTTCTGTTCCGCCATAAGGGGATGCTAGGCATGAACCCATAACGATTCTCCGGAAATTGCGTTAAGGCTCGGTAGAGGGATGCAAAGGCAGAAATGTCTTTTGGTCTGATTTCTCGCTTAATGGGCATCCTATCCGGCTATTTTTATTGAACAAATTATTAAAAAGCTTATTTCAGACCATAAATATTCAAACTTATTTATGAAAATACAAATCCAGAAGTTTTAAAAGTATATATTACATATTATAAATGGGGTGAAATTCTGGATTTTAATGAACCGAATAGCCAGAAGTACAGCCAGGATAGCCTTGAATAGGAGTTGCACCTTACAAGGCAACTTGTCCTCTGTAAATACGGAGTTCTGCGAGGAAGTAACTGCTGCAGCGCCTATAGACCTGAAAACGTTCTGTATCCAACCCGCTGTTGCTGTCTTTACTGTGCAAACTCAATCTGGATAGGGGATGAGAAGAGCGCGATAAACCCTTTTGCTGCCCTGAAAGGGGACCCGGTCTATGCAATCGAAGTCGTAAGGGAAGAATCTCCGGATGAGACAGAGATAAAGGCGAGAATCTGAAGCCAAAAAGTGGGAATAAAAACGGAATTTCCTTTTTTAAATCGCAGCTTTTAATATTCTTAACTTGCTGTTTCTTGCTCTTCTTAATCCATAACTTTATGATTCTATTTATAATTCTATTCTTTTTAATTCGTAACTTTATAATTCATAAATTCATGGCTTTTCTTATTCCAATTGGTGTGCTCTATTGAATTAAAAAACGATAAAAAACAATAAATAGGGATAGGGCACGTGTATACACTGACTAGAACGGAAAAAAAGGAGTAAATATGTGTGGAATAGCAGGAGCAGCTGGAGCTCCTGATATCAATGAAAAGGTAAAAAGAAGGCTTGTAGCCCTGGGACACAGAGAGTCAAATGCTTGTGGAACATCTCAAGTCGAAGGACTGAGTACAGGAAACATTCTGCTTAAAATTACAGGCGATATGCCCCAATCACTGGTTGGAAAAGGGGCTCTTATATTCGATGGAGATATTTTCAATTTTAGGGAACTCGGAACCGAACAGGGGATAAAAAGCGATTCTGATATTGAAATGCTCTCTACTCTGGTAGAAAAGAAAATTAAGGAAGGATATTCCCCGATAAACGCAGTCTTTTCCTCACTTTCTGGCGCAAACGGAGGTTATGCCCTGGCTTATGCCCTTGATAATGAGCTTGTGCTCGCCAGAGATCCTGTCGGAATCAAATCCCTGTTTTATTCCCTGGAGAAAGAGGCAGAAAAGCCAATAATCTTCTTTGCCTCTGAAAGAAAAGCTTTTTGCGGTGAAAGAAGTAATATACAGCCTCTCCCTCCTGGCAGCATAATGAGTTTCAATGTTTGGAGCGGAGAAGTTAAGGAGAAATTTCTTGGAATTGAACCTCCGAAAGAAAGGATTGTGGAAGAGCATGAGGCGGCTTTCCGACTAAAAGCGGCTCTCGAAAAAGCTGTGGAGATAAGGCTCACAAAAACAACAGGAATCGCATTTTCAGGAGGTATTGACAGTACTTTTTTAGCGGCTCTTGCAAAAAGGATTGATCCCTCGGTTCCACTTTATGCCGTAGGGCTTCCGAATTCTCATGATCTGGTTCAGGCTGAGTTTGCGGCTGAAGCGGCTGGCATGCTGGATTCCCTCAAAATCCACCTTCTTTCCCCCGAAGAAATCGAAGCCGCAATCCCTGATATAATATACTCGACAGAATCAACAGACCCAATGAAAATTGCAATAGGACTTCCCCTTTATTTTGTTGCGAAAACTGTAAAAGAAGATGGAAAACAAGCTCTTCTTACGGGGCAGGGCGCAGACGAGCTCTTTGGTGGTTACAGCAGATATGAGGGTTTTTTTGAACAGGGGCTTGAGGTTCTTGACAGGGAGATCTACTCTGACCTCAAACAGATTTCAACTATAAACCTTGAGAGAGACAATATGGTCACCACAGCTAATTCTGTGAAACTCAGGGTACCTTTCCTGGATAAGGAAGTAATAAGAACAGGGCTTGCAATCCGCCCCGAACTTAAAGTCCTTAAAAGAAGTGACCGCTATATAAGAAAGTACATCCTGAGAAAAGCTGCCGACAGCTTGCTCCCGCCGGAACTTCTCTGGAAGGAAAAGAAAGCAATCCAGTATGGGACAGGAGTTCAGAAGGTGCTCGACAGGCTTGCCCGGGATGCAGGATTTTCAAAAAAGGAAGGAAACCATATTGAGAAGTACCTTAAATGTGTTGCTGCAGACAAAGGGTTCAATTTTATAGCAAAGTGAGTTAATTTCCTTTTCATAAAAAGATATGAACTCTTTCTTCGATAAAGAAAAAGTATTTTTAATGCGTAATCAGGTATTTAATTCCTAAATCTTTATTAAATGGAAGGATTTTGAACAATACTCTGTAAGGTATTACGAAACGAAGTCGGGGATAAATGAACAGATATAAACAGTTTGAGGTTCTTATTCCTGCTTAAAAATCACTGTAGTTAATCTGAACAATGTTCAGGGGGAATCCTCATAAAAATAGCAATTACCGGAAAAGGCGGCGTTGGAAAAACAACGCTCTCAGGTACTCTGGCAAGACTGCTTGCAAGGGATGGATACGAGGTACTGGCAATAGATGCAGACCCGGATATGAATCTGGCATCTTCGCTTGGGGTAGAAAACCCACCGAAGCCCCTGACAGATTACAAAGACCTTATTCGGGAAAGGGCAGGTGCCGAAGGTGGGGCATTCATCTATAACCCTAAAGTCGATGATATTGCGAGCAAATACGGAGTTATAGGCCCCGATGGAGTAAGAATGCTTGTCATGGGTACCGTGGACCGCGGAGGAAGCGGGTGCATGTGTCCTGCTTCAGCTTTCCTTAGAGCTCTTCTCAGGCACCTTATGTACAGGGAAAAAAGTGCAGTTATCCTTGATATGGAAGCCGGGATCGAACATCTCGGGAGGGGCACTACAAGAGGAATGGATCTCATGATCGTGGTAGTTGAGCCCGGAGCAAGATCACTTGAGACGGCTGAAAGAATAAAAAAGCTCTCTTCAGAAATAGGGGTAAAACACCTTGCTGCCGTAATTAATAAAGGAAGCTCCGGTAAAGTTAATGAAAAACTTGAAGAGCTTGGGATTCCGGTGCTTGGTGAGATTCCCTTTGACCCCATGTTAATGAAAGCCGACCTCGAAAAACGTGCTCCTCTTGATGTAGGCGGCGAGGCTGTAGACGCCATAGTAAAAATTAAGGAAAAACTTGTGGAAATTGTTGAAGAGATCCGAAAGGAAAAAGAGAGCAAAAAATAAATGCTGGAAACCGGTCCTCTTCACTCCCTTTCAGGAATTTTCCAGTCCTTTTGGCAATATTGCTTTTTTCTTCAATATTGCTTTTTTTTGCTTTTTTTCTTCAATATTGCTCTACTCTTTATGGTTCTTACATTTCCTTTTTATCTATTCTTTCCTTTTTATAATCCGTGCAATTCTTTTAACAACACTTATTTTCTTCTTGTGATCCTTTCAATTCTTTTTTGATCTGCTTACAAATCATCTCTGATTTAAAGATCCGTTTCAGGCCTATTAAGACTTTTAAGCTCAGTTTTTAATTAAATTTAGTTATAGCCGATGTCCGGAGAGTTTTCCATTGTTCCTTTTTTGTAAATCAGCTCAAGAAGTCTCATTTGCTTCTCTCTGACAAGAACATCCGTCGGATCGATCTCAAGTGCTCTGTCGTAACACTTCATAGCTTCCCCATATCTATCAAGGCTTTCCAGAGCCATGCCCTTCTGATATAGTGAGAATATATCATCGGGCTTTATTTTCAGTACCTCGTCGTAGGACTCAATCGATTTTTCAAATTCCTTTAAATTATTGAAGGCAAAGCCCTTGAGGCACTTAATTCCCAGGTTTTCAGGATCAATTTCAAGAGCTTTATCGTAGCAGATAAGAGCCTCTTTTGATTTTCCAGTCCTGTCCAGGGCAAAACCTTTCTGAACCCACGCCTCGAAGTATAAGGGATCCAGTGTTAAGGCTTTATCATACAGCTTGAGCTTGTCCTCGTAATTATCAGTCTCACCGGCCTTTGTAAGGAGTTTTTTGGGATCCTCTGGTTCTTCTGTTGTTCCTGCCGCTTTCGACTCCTCTCGCTTTGCCTTGTTTATTTTCGCATTCGCATTTCCTTCTGTCATATAGGAATCCTCGCTTTTCCAGTGAAAGCCCATTCCGGACCCCTTCCGGGTTTTTGCCGCACCTTGCCGTTTTTACATCTCATGCATGGAACCAGAGCTAAAACTGGTATTCTGAACTTTTGTTTTCAATGCAATATACCTTTTCTGATTGGATTTTTACCTGACATACTGAATGTCTTTTAATTAAAACACAGTTATTTTATGCTCAAAGCCTTGCACACCGGATAATAAGGCTAACAAAATAATATTACGGACAGGAAAATAAAACAACAAATAAAAAGAAATTAAATGGTAAAGGAACGATCGAAAAAATTAAAAAAAGTTACTGAGAAGAACAGACCTTCTGCCTCTGGATTTCCGAGAGTATCTTCACCTTGGTTTCAAGTGCAGGAATGAAGCCTGGTTTCAGTTCGAGAGCCTGGTTGCAATTTTGCAGGGCTTCATCGTGTTTACCAATTTCGGAAAGGACAAAACCTCTGGCTGCCCAGAAGCGGGGTTCAGTCGGGGCAAGCTCAAGTGCCTTATCATAAATTTTCAGGGCTTCCTCAAACCTGTGGAGTCTGGAGAGCAGACTTCCAGCCGAGGTAAGGGCTTCAAGGTAAGTGGGTCTTATTCGAAGAGCGGTACTGTAAGCTTCAAAGGCTTCTTCTTCTCTGCCGAGAGCCGAAAGTATGGAACCTTTACCTGCCCAGGCTTCAGCGTATCCGGGATATTTCAAAAGGATTTCTTCATAGGTCTCCAGGGCTTCCTCAAACCTGCCAAGCCTGGCAAGAACAACCCCTTTATTGTCCCAGGCAACCTCAAAAGTCGGTTCAAGCTCAATAGTTCTGTCATAAGCAGCAAGTGCTTCTTCAAGCCTGCCCAGCTCAGAGAGGATAACGCCTCGGTTATACCATACCCTGTGATCTTCAGGAGCGATCTTCAGAACCTGTGAAGTAAGCTGCAGGGCAGTCTCAAACCGCCTGGCTTTATACATGAGCACTGCCTTCTGAAAGAGGGCTGTGGCATCCTGAGGATCTTGTTCAAGCCTCTCAGTGCAGTACTGCAGCTCCTTGAAGAACGGGAGGGAGGCATAAAGGTCTCTTACAGCCAGGAAAATAGGCAGGATTTCATAATTTTCCCCGTGAAATGTAAGTGATTTTGTTACCATATTATATGAGAGAGCTGCCGATTTCTCCTGACCAGCCTCTCCTTCTGGTACACTCTCCTTTTTTCTATTCTTAGAGGGCTTTTCTATTTTTATAGTCTCTTCCATTTCTTTGGTAGCCATTATTTCCACAGTTTTTTCTATTTCTGAATTTTTCTCTTTTTTTATTTCCTTAATCAAAGTTTTCAGCCTGGAGAAGGCTACTGGAGAAATAGGAGAATTGCTTGAGATCGAGAGTACAGATCTAAGGTGTTTTCTAAGTTTTTTATCGTTGTTGCGCCATAAGATTGCTGAAATGCCTTGGCATTCGTTGAGAAACTTTTCCAGGCAGAGCCTCAGGGATGCCTGGCTCCTGGATTGCTCAAATGCGGAAAAGGCTGAAATTGCTGCTCTGCAGTGCTCCCTGAGTTCGTTCAGGGAGGTCTTTGTTCTGGAAGAAAGAGTCTCCGTTTTAAGCCCTCCTCTGCCTCAGCTCAGGCTTGCTCGGAAAAATAGTTGCACAGTGAGTCTTTCTTACGTGGCAAGTGCTTGCCCTTTGCCGCAACTACAAGTTTTACAGCCGATCCAGCAGGGAGCATCGTGCCTGGTTTTGGGTCCTGCCTTAGAACTTCTCCGATCATAATCCCTATGGGAAAAACTCCTTTTTGCTCGACTATCTCTCCTGCGGTGAACCCGGATTCTTGCAGGATTTTCACGGCTTTCTCAAGGGGCTGTCTTACAACATTCGGAACCTCCACATTTCCTGTTACGGTTCCTTCTCCTGTTCTGATTTCTGGCTCCGATGTGCCCTCTTTTCCTTCCAGCACTTCTTCGAGCAGGTCGATTGCACCGCTAATGCGGAGGAGGGTTTCATTAAGACCCTTTTTCCGCTTTTCGAGCTCTGCAAGCTTTAACTCGATGTCTTTGAGGATTTTCTGCCCAGACTCATATTCTGCCTTTAGCTCAGCTAAACGCTGTTCAAGTTGTGCTTTCATACTTCTACAAACCCCTTCTGATCAATTGCTTCCATTTTATTCAGACTTCTTCATTTCGTTCTGAATCTCCATTCTATTTAGATTTGCCTTTCATTCTGGATTCAGAATCGACTTTACCTAAGATTTTACCTCGCTTTTGCCTTTATTTTCTTGCCAGGCTCTCCTGATTTAAGTATGACTTTATCTTTTGATTTTATCTATAGTTTCATTTGCTGTTTTTTAATATAATGTGCTTTTTCCTTTCTGTAAATTCCAGCCCAATACATTTTAAGTTTTATATTTTTACACGTAACCGGCTTAAAAATATATAATCTCTGAGATGCGGGAAAAAATTTTCTGGATACAGAAAGAAAAAGAAATATTGCTTCGGAGTCCTATTTAAGCCATCAGTGTTACACTATATATAATAAAGTTATATGAGGGTGATTTTATAGAAACAGCCAGTCCCGAGCAAATTAAGGAAATCAACGAGTACGGTAAAGAGATGATCGAGTTACTTAAGCTGGAAACTTCTCCTGTAGCAGTTGCCCTGGTGCCGGAAGGTGCCGAAGTACCTGAGAATATAAAGAAAATTGAAGAAAGTATGAGGCACTGTCAGATGGTTGACCGTGTGCGTAAAACCGGGGAAGAATTTTATGCAACGCTTGAGGATGAGACCTGCAAAGGAGGAGCAGCAGCCCTTGGCTTGGGAAAGATGCCTCCTAAAGTTGAAAGTGGAGAGTTCTACTACGAGATCCTGAAGCATTTCAAAACCCTCGAAGCCTCACAAAAAACCGTGGAGAAAATTCCCAGGATCGAAGCCGGGTCAAAGGTCGCAAGCATATATGCACCACTTGAGAGTGCCACTTTCATGCCTGATGTTGTTGTGATTATCTGTAACGCAAAACAGGTAATGCTCCTGACCCAGGCGATTCTTTATAATGAGGGAGGCAGGCTCGAAGCGGAGTTTGCAGGCAAACAGAGCCTCTGTTCAGATGCCGTTGCCCTGCCCTACCTTACAGGCAAAATGGGAATAACAGTAGGCTGTTCGGGAAGCAGAAGTTATACCGGCATTGAGGAATCAGAGTTAACGGTCGGGATTCCTGTAAACCTGCTAAATGACCTGATAGAGGGCTTGAGGGCAATTGTCGGAAAAGCCCCTGCAAAGTAACAACCTGAAGGAATTAAAAAAAACATGAGGAAATTAAAAAAAAACATGAGGAAATTAAAAAAATCTAAGTAAATTAAAAAAATCTGAGTGAATTAGAAATCAGGAAGATGAAAGCAATTCAGGGAAATAAAAAGCCATTTTATAAAAAGTACAGGATCACAGGCAGTAAGATGACTCCCATCGCATGAGATTTCCTGACATTCATAAAGGAGGCAAGCATGCCTATGGGAGTCGAAATTACAAAAATGAAAAACCCGAAGAGTCCAGTGAAGAGATAAACCATTATTGCAAGCCCTATAAGAACCCCTGCGCAGAGCTTGCTGTAGTCGACTTTTTTTAGAATAAGATGTGCATTATCTCCGATCCAGATCGTGGAAAAGTAAGAAAGCAGGGCTGTTAATACCATGGCGGCAAAGAAAAGCAGTATTGAAGGAAAATCAAGTATATTCGTTCCCAGGATGTCTTCTATAGCAACCATTGCCCCGCTTCGGGTTCTTCCTATTACTACAAACGCTACCAGCCCGAAAATCGCGTTAG
The Methanosarcina thermophila TM-1 genome window above contains:
- a CDS encoding tRNA (cytidine(56)-2'-O)-methyltransferase, encoding MKRIVLLRLGHRPERDKRITTHVGLTARLLGAEGMLLASDDPGIVKTLEDVVRRWGGDFYVKNNVNFKQEIKEWKDAGGKVCHLSMYGVNLPGVTDELKSCDKLMIVVGAEKVPPEIYQLADWNVAVGNQPHSEVAAVAITLDRIADGEPLEREFPNAELTIVPSERGKHVIENPND
- a CDS encoding ATP-binding protein, whose amino-acid sequence is MLIKIAITGKGGVGKTTLSGTLARLLARDGYEVLAIDADPDMNLASSLGVENPPKPLTDYKDLIRERAGAEGGAFIYNPKVDDIASKYGVIGPDGVRMLVMGTVDRGGSGCMCPASAFLRALLRHLMYREKSAVILDMEAGIEHLGRGTTRGMDLMIVVVEPGARSLETAERIKKLSSEIGVKHLAAVINKGSSGKVNEKLEELGIPVLGEIPFDPMLMKADLEKRAPLDVGGEAVDAIVKIKEKLVEIVEEIRKEKESKK
- a CDS encoding DUF169 domain-containing protein; this translates as MIELLKLETSPVAVALVPEGAEVPENIKKIEESMRHCQMVDRVRKTGEEFYATLEDETCKGGAAALGLGKMPPKVESGEFYYEILKHFKTLEASQKTVEKIPRIEAGSKVASIYAPLESATFMPDVVVIICNAKQVMLLTQAILYNEGGRLEAEFAGKQSLCSDAVALPYLTGKMGITVGCSGSRSYTGIEESELTVGIPVNLLNDLIEGLRAIVGKAPAK
- a CDS encoding asparagine synthase-related protein, giving the protein MCGIAGAAGAPDINEKVKRRLVALGHRESNACGTSQVEGLSTGNILLKITGDMPQSLVGKGALIFDGDIFNFRELGTEQGIKSDSDIEMLSTLVEKKIKEGYSPINAVFSSLSGANGGYALAYALDNELVLARDPVGIKSLFYSLEKEAEKPIIFFASERKAFCGERSNIQPLPPGSIMSFNVWSGEVKEKFLGIEPPKERIVEEHEAAFRLKAALEKAVEIRLTKTTGIAFSGGIDSTFLAALAKRIDPSVPLYAVGLPNSHDLVQAEFAAEAAGMLDSLKIHLLSPEEIEAAIPDIIYSTESTDPMKIAIGLPLYFVAKTVKEDGKQALLTGQGADELFGGYSRYEGFFEQGLEVLDREIYSDLKQISTINLERDNMVTTANSVKLRVPFLDKEVIRTGLAIRPELKVLKRSDRYIRKYILRKAADSLLPPELLWKEKKAIQYGTGVQKVLDRLARDAGFSKKEGNHIEKYLKCVAADKGFNFIAK
- a CDS encoding tetratricopeptide repeat protein, whose amino-acid sequence is MTEGNANAKINKAKREESKAAGTTEEPEDPKKLLTKAGETDNYEDKLKLYDKALTLDPLYFEAWVQKGFALDRTGKSKEALICYDKALEIDPENLGIKCLKGFAFNNLKEFEKSIESYDEVLKIKPDDIFSLYQKGMALESLDRYGEAMKCYDRALEIDPTDVLVREKQMRLLELIYKKGTMENSPDIGYN
- a CDS encoding PASTA domain-containing protein codes for the protein MKAQLEQRLAELKAEYESGQKILKDIELKLAELEKRKKGLNETLLRISGAIDLLEEVLEGKEGTSEPEIRTGEGTVTGNVEVPNVVRQPLEKAVKILQESGFTAGEIVEQKGVFPIGIMIGEVLRQDPKPGTMLPAGSAVKLVVAAKGKHLPRKKDSLCNYFSEQA
- a CDS encoding tetratricopeptide repeat protein, producing the protein MATKEMEETIKIEKPSKNRKKESVPEGEAGQEKSAALSYNMVTKSLTFHGENYEILPIFLAVRDLYASLPFFKELQYCTERLEQDPQDATALFQKAVLMYKARRFETALQLTSQVLKIAPEDHRVWYNRGVILSELGRLEEALAAYDRTIELEPTFEVAWDNKGVVLARLGRFEEALETYEEILLKYPGYAEAWAGKGSILSALGREEEAFEAYSTALRIRPTYLEALTSAGSLLSRLHRFEEALKIYDKALELAPTEPRFWAARGFVLSEIGKHDEALQNCNQALELKPGFIPALETKVKILSEIQRQKVCSSQ
- a CDS encoding AMP phosphorylase, which encodes MQLKLEHFNIKIGQHKVLLNVADARELGVNPGDRVRIRGHQSLSAIVDTTDDMVPPGTLGLFHEVYEHFQDWDKPVEVVPAYRSKSVSVIKKFMDKKPATQDEIKILVNDIVEENLSDIELSAFITSSYIHGMTDDEVEWLTRAMIESGDTIEFDTHPIMDKHSIGGVPGNKISLLVVPIVAANGLLIPKTSSRAITGAGGTADLMEVLCPVEFSSQEVKEITEKVGGALVWGGATNIAPADDKLIRVEYPLSVDPYYQMLASIMAKKGAIGADNVVIDIPVGPSTKVPSVQEGQKLSRDLINLGHRLGMNVECAITYGSSPIGRKVGPALEVREAMKVLESMEGPNSLIEKSAAIAGILLEMGGAAPRNRGKEIALETLRSGKALEKMKQIIETQGGDPNIKSDDVQVGQYTADIFASADGYVIEFDNKWIIEIARLAGAPNDKGAGVSIHKKMGEAVRKGDSILTIYAEKEFKLENALTTAQRTNPIVVEGMLLRRVPGTYGFQ